GCGGCTGGCTTACCAGCGCAGTGTGGGTCTGGCAGTGGTGAGCGTACCGCCCACCTGCTGCTTGTCGTCAAGGTAGATGGCATTGATTCGAGTCAGTGCGGGGAAATCGGCGAACAGTGTGACGGCCACTGCCTTCAGCTGTTGCGGGCGGGTGCAGGTGAAGTGGTAGCTGATCTCTAGCTCTGCGTGCGCCTCGTCGTGTTCGTCGTGTTCGCTCACAACTGCGAAGGGATCCTCGAACTCCACCTGATTGAGCGCGCACCGTGCCTTGCGGTTGGGTTCGAGGACCGGCGACTGCCTGCCCAAGCGGGCGAGTGCTTGCGCCCAGGTGGCCCGCTCCGCGTCGGTGCTGGGCGCGTGCTCGTACCCGATGAGATTGAAGGTAGGGGTGTGCAGGGTGGCGGTGAGTTGTGAACCCTCGCGCACCAAGGTGAGCTCGCCTTCGCCGTGGACGTGTCGCTCACCCACGCCAGCCGCGGTCGCACATGTGGTGACCGCCGTCATGCCAAGGGCAGCGACGAGGGCGGCCGCTGAGGCACGGCGCTGATTCGCGGCGCCGGTGCACACTGCGTTGGGGCGTACCGCGTCTCCTTGACGCTCGAACATCGCTCTCATCTCCTGGACCTGATTTTGCCGCGCTAAGCGCCCGGGACTAGCCATCTCAATTGCAACATTATAACATTCAGCCCCTATTCAAATGACCCCGGTGCTCATGTCTAGTTCCCCTGCCGGCCAAGCCGCGATTGACGGAACCGCGGTCTGCTTGTCCGCGCTCTGTCTCGTGCATTGCTTAGCGCTGCCGCTTGTGCTTTCCATCGCCCCTTGGATCGTCCCTGGCATGGTAGCGG
This genomic window from Pseudomonadota bacterium contains:
- a CDS encoding DUF2796 domain-containing protein; translation: MFERQGDAVRPNAVCTGAANQRRASAAALVAALGMTAVTTCATAAGVGERHVHGEGELTLVREGSQLTATLHTPTFNLIGYEHAPSTDAERATWAQALARLGRQSPVLEPNRKARCALNQVEFEDPFAVVSEHDEHDEAHAELEISYHFTCTRPQQLKAVAVTLFADFPALTRINAIYLDDKQQVGGTLTTARPTLRW